A segment of the Nostoc sp. TCL26-01 genome:
TTGGTCATTGGTCATTGGTCAATAGTCAATAGTCAATAGTCAGCACTCAGCACTCAGCACTCAGCACTCAGCACGGGCTAAACGCCCCGCTACCGCTAACAGCACTCCCACACTCTCTCACTCTCTTCTACTATTTGGTGCTACCAAGACGCTGACTGCTGCTGCTAGAGATGTACCACACCAAGGACAGCCGACTTGTAGATTCTCTTGGGGGGAGATGCGACGGCATTTAGGACACTCTAAACCGTAAGTTCCTTGTGGTGTCACTGGATGGTGATGATGTACTGGTTGTACTGGCTGTACTGGTGACTGTGGACGTGCAGGAGGTGTTGCTGGACGAGGATTATTTTGTGGTGGTGTCACTATCAGTGTGGCAGCGATCGCATTAACATTGACAGCAGTGACTTCTAGTTTTGCTTGACCCAGGAAAATAATACTACCTTGTTTTAAAGCTTGTTCACCTTGGATAAGTTGTTCTCCATTGATGACGGGGGGATTTTGCGATCGCAAATTTCTGATATAAAAATTTTGTTGCTGAGAATCAAAAAAGATTTCTATATGCAGACCTGATACTGTCGGATTAGTCAAAACAATGTCGCACCGGAGAGGATCTCGACCGATGCGGATACTGCCAGGATTTTTATTTTTACTTAGTTCTTGTTCGTAAATCTGCTGAGTTTTATTTTCACCAGCATCGTGCCACTGTAGAGTTAGTGCGTTCATTGTTCTAACTTTGATAACTCGTATTTAGCTACTTCAACTTCTTTCTGTGCGATTCCTAACACGATTGAGTGGTAGTAAGCAAGTTTTGAGAACAAACTTCAACAAATCAACATTGTGATTTTTATTTTATCGATTAGAGGCTAGCTTATCAGCCACTCGCGTAGTTTCTGGTAAGCGATACTTGGGTGTGCAGCGTAAAACATAGTCAATAGCTGTCGCTAAACTGATTTTATGACCACTAGAAACATACACAGGTTTAACTCCCACTCTGGTTCGTAAAACTGCACCAATAGTTTCACCCTGATGTATCAAGGGTTGCCAACTACCTCTAGTTGCTGGTAACTCCTGATGTTGACCAATGAGTAACGATTTTGCTACACCGATTGTGGGTATATTGATAATCACCCCTAAGTGACTAGCTATACCAAATCTCCGGGGATGGGCGATGCCTTGACCATCACAAAGGATGATATCTGGTGTTGTTTGCATCTTTTCCAAAGCATCAAGGACTGCGGGAATTTCTCGAAAAGAAAGGAATCCAGGTATGTAAGGAAAGGAAGTCGGACGATACGCCAGGTGAGTTTCAATTACCTGCAAATCTGGAAAACTCAACACAGCTACAGCAGCACGACTAATTGTCCCATCAGCTGTAAAACCCATATCTACACCAGCAACATATTCCACAGGTTGTTCTAGTTCATCCTGTGTAATGACTTGATTCCGCAATTTTTCTTGAATAACTATTGCTTCTTCTACCGTCACAGGCCAAGCATGAGGTTGATAAATCTTCATAGACAAACTTGAAGCCTAAATTTTGCAGTTCTCCACTCACTACTCCCCACTGCCAAATGTTGTTTGTCTTGGTAAATAGGGAATCATGAGCATAGAAGATTGATGGCTTAATTTTTTCCTTATTTGCTTATGATACAGACAAAACTGGTAAAGCTTGCTCAACAAGGCAACACTCAGGCGATCGCATTTTTGATGAATCGTCATTTGAAACCCAAAGGTATCTCTGCAAAAGTTATTTTGCAAGACTCTTGCTTGCAGGTGATGTTGGAATCAGCAAAAGTTCCTCAGCAACAAACTTTAGTCGCATTTGTCCGCAAAGGAATTATCAGTTTAGATGCTGCTTCCATTCAAAGAGTTAAGGTATACGGGCGAGAAAAAGGGAGTGATTCACCAGCCTGGAGTGAAGAATTTGAGTGCCGTCTAACCAGACATCAACCACTTGCCGACGAGGCACATATTCTCACCATTTCTATTAATCTGAGTGGTGATAATCAATCTGGATTAACACCACAAAATTTTGAGAATATTGCCAATCAAATGACCAGCGATATTTTATCATCTTGTCAAGATGTTTTTATTCAAAAAGTCAGTATTAGTGACGGAAATTCTGTAATTACTAAGGAACGCTAATATTACTAAGCGAAATTTAAACTGAATACAATATCAGAGTTTTATTGATTTAACATAGTCAGGATTAAACTTTACCGTGTTATAATCTAAACTAGACTCTCCAGTTTTTGTGACTATGCTTAATAATCTGGATTTTCAGGATTAATAACACTAAATTACGGGCGTTCAAATTTAGTAATTTTTAATTAATGAATTGCTACACATAAAACAGATCTATTTTTGGAGGGGGTTTGGGGGACGCAACCGTCCGAAGTTTTGTGGAAGGAAACCTTCCCCACAAACTTCTCCCAATCGGGGGTTTGGGGGAGAATCTCCCAAGTCTTGGTTCTTCTGAGATCGATAAGGTGACAACCTTAACTGAATCGTATTGGGTTATAGGTTACAGGTTACAGGAAATAACTTGTGTAATTAATTTTGTCTGATTACATACCACACTTTGGTCAATAATGTCAAATGATGTTTTATACTCACTAAAAAACTATGGGTTGGACAATTGCTCAACCCATAACTTTAGTTTACTTGGTATGTATGATTTTAGACTAAACCACCAGCAGCTTGTAGACGGGCGCGGGCGCGTTTAAAGGTTTGACTAGCCTGGATTTGCGCTTGACGATCGCCTGCTGGTACTTGACTCAAAATTGTTTGAGCTTGGCTATAGTCAGTACGTGCTTCTTCTAGGTTAATCGTGTCGCCACGTTCAGCACCATTCACCAGAATAGTGATTTCATTTTCTTCGACTTCGGCAAAACCACCCAACAGGGCGATCGCTTGCCAACTTTGGTTTTTGCTGGGGCGTACTCGCATGACACCGATATCTAGCGCTGTTAATAGTGGTGCGTGTCCAGTAAGGATACCTAGCTGACCGGTAGTGCTGGGTAAAACCACTTCATCAGCTTCCGCATCCCATACTGTTTTATCTGGGGAAATTACTCGGACAGTTAGGGTCATAAATTCAGGTTGATAGTCAACAGTCAACTGTCAACAGTCAATAGTCAAGTAGTTTTGGACTAATGACTATTGACTAATGACTAATTTTAGCCTTTGATTTTTTCTGCTTTGGCGATCGCTTCGTTGATGTCGCCTACCAAATAGAACGCTTGTTCTGGCAGATCATCTAACTCACCAGAGAGAATCTTCTGGAAGCCTTTGATGGTGTCTTCTAACTTCACGTACTTACCAGGGGAACCGGTGAATACTTCAGCTACGAAGAAGGGTTGAGACAAGAAGCGCTCAATCTTCCGGGCGCGTGCTACGGTGAGACGGTCTTCTTCGGACAATTCATCCAGACCGAGAATGGCGATAATGTCTTGGAGTTCTTTGTAGCGTTGCAAGGTTGATTGGACAGCACGCGCAGTGTTGTAGTGTTCGTCACCAACAATGTTGGGCTGCAACATGGTAGAAGTCGAACCCAGGGGGTCTACCGCCGGATAAATACCCTTAGATGCTAAACCACGAGACAGTACAGTTGTACCGTCTAAGTGAGCAAAGGTAGTTGCTGGTGCGGGGTCTGTCAAGTCATCCGCAGGTACGTATACAGCTTGAATTGAGGTAATGGAACCTTCAGTTGTGGAGGTAATGCGTTCTTGCAATTGACCGACATCAGTACCCAATGTTGGCTGATATCCCACAGCAGAAGGCATCCGACCCAACAGCGCCGATACTTCTGAACCGGCTTGTACAAATCGGAAAATGTTGTCAACAAATAGCAGTACGTCTTGTTTGTTGACATCACGGAAGTATTCAGCCATTGTCAAACCAGACAAACCAACCCGCATTCTTGCTCCGGGTGGTTCGTTCATCTGACCGTAAACTAGCGCGATTTTCGATTCGTTGAGGTTATCTTTGTTGATTACCCCAGATTCAATCATTTCGTTGTAAAGGTCGTTCCCTTCACGGGTACGCTCTCCCACGCCAGCGAACACAGACACGCCACCATGCTGGGTAGCAATGTTGTTAATCAATTCCATCATGATCACGGTCTTGCCGACACCTGCACCGCCGAATAGACCGATTTTACCGCCGCGTCGGTAAGGAGTCAGAAGGTCAACAACCTTAATTCCTGTCTCGAAAACGGAAGGCTTGGTTTCTAGATCAGTGAGTAGGGGCGCTGAACGGTGGATGGGTAAAGTCTCCTGAGCATTGACTGGCCCTTGATTATCTACGGGTTCGCCCAGGACGTTGAAGATCCGACCGAGGGTTACTTTACCAACCGGTACGCTGATGGGAGCGCCTGTATCGACAACTTCCAGACCACGGACTAAGCCATCGGTGGAACTCATAGCAACAGCACGCACTTGGTTGTCGCCCAAAAGTTGCTGTACTTCGACGGTCAAGTTGATTTCCTGTCCAGCTTCGTTAGTGCCTTTGATGGTCAAAGCGTTGTAGATTTGCGGTAATTTTCCGCCGGGGAATTTAACGTCTACAACCGGACCAATGATTTGGGTAATGTAACCGATGTTTGTTTTTTCTGCGGTGGTGACCATGCTGCGCCTAATGATTGAAGCTATATTTCAGATAAGGTCGTAGAAGACATAAGTTTATGCAATGTCACCTTTCACTGTAGCACCGCAGGGGGACATAACTCCGTTAGTAATTCCTTAAAAAGTAGCTGAGTCGTTGTTGAATGTATCTTGCAAGAATAAAATGGCAAGCGATCGCCTCTAGCGATCGCTCCCCTGGGCATCATCTACAAAAATAATGGTGAGTTCTGGCAATTAGCAACCAAGCGACTGGCTACGACGTTTGAGTTTAGCGGTTAGACCGAAAGCACCTAGACCCAATAAGCCAATGAGAGAAGCGGGTTCAGGAGTTGGTTGAGGCTCACCAACGATTTCTCGTTGAATTTTACTCTCAACTGTTGCACCAAAATCTGCAAAACTAGACGCTGTCTGGACAAAAGAGCCAGTACCACCTTTAACATTGTTTGTATAAAAATTGAAGACTCCAGACCCACCAATAACTAAACCATTAATGGCATCAACACCGGCTGCTAATGCAGCATCACGAGCTGCGGCTGTGCTAGAACCGCTATTTTGAACACCATCACCAGATACGTCAATAACTTGACGTGTGCCATCAAAGTCGTTGTTGAAGAACAGGGGTGTGGCAAAGTTGATGGCAGAACCAGGCGCAGTATTATCATCGAAAGGACGTGTAGTTGCCGCAATAGCAGTAGCAAAGCTTTGTGAAGCTGCTAGGCTATCAATTAGAGTCCAACCGATAGATTGCTGTTGTTGATTTCCACTAGACCAATAGATGAGGTTAACAGCAATCTTACCTAGTTTTCCTTTGGAGATAAAATCGTCGAACAGCTCGGCACTGTTGAAAGCATCTACATAGCCTTGTTTTTGCAAGTTGAACTCAGTCGTATCTATACTGCCAGATACATCAACTAGCAAAGATAGTTCTAAATCGACGGGAGTAAGAGTAGCAGCATTCGCACTAGTGGATATGGCTAGAGCCGATAAAGTGCAAGTTGCTGCTGTGAGTGTCGCCTGGAAAATACGAGATGTTTTCATAAAATAATCTTGATTTGTTGTGCTTAACTGTCCATTCAGGAGCCAAATTTGAGCCTGACAGATAACTTGCTTCTGAAGCTTTGTACAAAGTCTTTTACCTAAGATTTTTGTGGCAGACACGCACACAAACCTTAAGTAAAGCCATTTATAGCCATCAGTAAAGCTTTACTCTGTGTTTACCTCAAATGCATATTTTGGAGATTACCGTTAATTTACTTATGGCGCTAGTATCACAACGATACATTTACAAAAAAAATATATTGTAATTTTACTTACGTAATAGCTCAAACCCATATCCAATCAAGGTTGTATCGTTATTTTTAGAGCAATATCTCAATTTGCCGCACCAGAAATTCTTGTGTAATTTTACGGTTACTTTAAGAAAAATTTACAGTTATCTGGTCATATTTAGGTAAAAAACCGCAACAATAGTCAGTGATTCAGTCAAGGTAATCAAAACTTAGCAACAAAAGGAGCGATCGCTCGCACAAATTCCCCGGTAGACTCATAAGGTAAAACATTGCGTCCCGGTATCTTCACCCCATGACCTTGTGG
Coding sequences within it:
- a CDS encoding FHA domain-containing protein — its product is MNALTLQWHDAGENKTQQIYEQELSKNKNPGSIRIGRDPLRCDIVLTNPTVSGLHIEIFFDSQQQNFYIRNLRSQNPPVINGEQLIQGEQALKQGSIIFLGQAKLEVTAVNVNAIAATLIVTPPQNNPRPATPPARPQSPVQPVQPVHHHHPVTPQGTYGLECPKCRRISPQENLQVGCPWCGTSLAAAVSVLVAPNSRRE
- the nfi gene encoding deoxyribonuclease V (cleaves DNA at apurinic or apyrimidinic sites), producing MKIYQPHAWPVTVEEAIVIQEKLRNQVITQDELEQPVEYVAGVDMGFTADGTISRAAVAVLSFPDLQVIETHLAYRPTSFPYIPGFLSFREIPAVLDALEKMQTTPDIILCDGQGIAHPRRFGIASHLGVIINIPTIGVAKSLLIGQHQELPATRGSWQPLIHQGETIGAVLRTRVGVKPVYVSSGHKISLATAIDYVLRCTPKYRLPETTRVADKLASNR
- the atpC gene encoding ATP synthase F1 subunit epsilon; protein product: MTLTVRVISPDKTVWDAEADEVVLPSTTGQLGILTGHAPLLTALDIGVMRVRPSKNQSWQAIALLGGFAEVEENEITILVNGAERGDTINLEEARTDYSQAQTILSQVPAGDRQAQIQASQTFKRARARLQAAGGLV
- the atpD gene encoding F0F1 ATP synthase subunit beta, whose protein sequence is MVTTAEKTNIGYITQIIGPVVDVKFPGGKLPQIYNALTIKGTNEAGQEINLTVEVQQLLGDNQVRAVAMSSTDGLVRGLEVVDTGAPISVPVGKVTLGRIFNVLGEPVDNQGPVNAQETLPIHRSAPLLTDLETKPSVFETGIKVVDLLTPYRRGGKIGLFGGAGVGKTVIMMELINNIATQHGGVSVFAGVGERTREGNDLYNEMIESGVINKDNLNESKIALVYGQMNEPPGARMRVGLSGLTMAEYFRDVNKQDVLLFVDNIFRFVQAGSEVSALLGRMPSAVGYQPTLGTDVGQLQERITSTTEGSITSIQAVYVPADDLTDPAPATTFAHLDGTTVLSRGLASKGIYPAVDPLGSTSTMLQPNIVGDEHYNTARAVQSTLQRYKELQDIIAILGLDELSEEDRLTVARARKIERFLSQPFFVAEVFTGSPGKYVKLEDTIKGFQKILSGELDDLPEQAFYLVGDINEAIAKAEKIKG
- a CDS encoding DUF1194 domain-containing protein, which encodes MKTSRIFQATLTAATCTLSALAISTSANAATLTPVDLELSLLVDVSGSIDTTEFNLQKQGYVDAFNSAELFDDFISKGKLGKIAVNLIYWSSGNQQQQSIGWTLIDSLAASQSFATAIAATTRPFDDNTAPGSAINFATPLFFNNDFDGTRQVIDVSGDGVQNSGSSTAAARDAALAAGVDAINGLVIGGSGVFNFYTNNVKGGTGSFVQTASSFADFGATVESKIQREIVGEPQPTPEPASLIGLLGLGAFGLTAKLKRRSQSLGC